In one Pseudomonas hydrolytica genomic region, the following are encoded:
- a CDS encoding methyl-accepting chemotaxis protein has translation MSLRNLSIAPRAALGFGLVALLVLLLGAFSLLQMSEMRKQSEAVDQHWLPSMMALGEVSQDILRLRAVTLRLMLNRDPDELQRNLRLADELRTELSAADSSYQKLISGSEERSLYEVFRRAEAAYLQEQGKIVAFIRQGNFDDAIAVTRGTLNQHADDMARALTDLSELNRKGAMEAARKAGQVFDSARTWVVVMMALAALATVGLALLLTRSIVAPLTEAVRLAEVVASGDLTQSIHVEGRDEPARLLNALKSMQQSLRNTIQSIADSSNQLASASEELHAVTEDSTRGLHQQNTEIEQAATAVNEMTAAVEEVARNAVSTSEASRESNATAQQGREQVRQTVSSISQLADDVNGTAGEVEKLAERVREISKVLDVIRSIAEQTNLLALNAAIEAARAGDAGRGFAVVADEVRALAHRTQQSTQEIEQMIGAIQSGTDQAVGSMQSSNNRARSTLEVAQAAGAALELITQAISSINERNLVIASASEEQAQVAREVDRNLVNIRDLSLQSSAGANQTSAASQELSRLAIDLNNLVARFKV, from the coding sequence ATGTCGCTGCGTAATCTTTCTATCGCACCACGGGCTGCTTTGGGATTCGGTCTAGTAGCTTTGCTGGTGTTGCTGCTTGGGGCTTTTTCGCTGTTGCAGATGAGCGAGATGCGCAAGCAGTCCGAGGCAGTCGATCAGCATTGGCTGCCAAGTATGATGGCGCTGGGGGAGGTCAGCCAGGACATCCTGCGTCTGCGTGCCGTGACGCTGCGGCTGATGCTCAACCGTGACCCTGATGAGCTTCAGAGGAACCTGCGCCTTGCCGATGAACTGCGTACTGAGTTGAGTGCGGCTGACTCTTCGTATCAAAAGCTTATCTCCGGTAGTGAGGAGCGTAGCCTTTACGAGGTTTTTCGCCGAGCCGAAGCGGCCTACTTGCAGGAGCAGGGCAAGATCGTTGCCTTCATTCGCCAAGGTAACTTCGACGATGCCATTGCCGTGACCCGTGGCACGCTTAATCAACATGCCGATGATATGGCGCGTGCTCTAACTGATCTTTCCGAGCTGAACCGCAAGGGCGCTATGGAGGCAGCTCGCAAGGCTGGGCAGGTGTTCGATTCGGCGCGTACCTGGGTAGTGGTGATGATGGCACTGGCGGCGCTGGCTACCGTGGGCCTGGCACTGCTGCTGACCCGTAGCATCGTCGCGCCGCTGACGGAGGCGGTACGTCTTGCCGAGGTAGTGGCGTCGGGTGATCTGACCCAGAGCATCCACGTCGAGGGCCGTGACGAGCCGGCACGGCTGCTAAACGCCCTGAAAAGCATGCAGCAGAGCCTGCGTAACACCATTCAGAGCATCGCCGACTCGTCCAATCAACTGGCATCGGCATCCGAAGAATTGCATGCGGTGACCGAAGATTCGACTCGCGGCCTGCATCAGCAGAACACCGAGATCGAACAGGCTGCTACGGCAGTCAACGAGATGACTGCCGCGGTCGAAGAGGTCGCGCGCAATGCTGTGAGCACCTCCGAGGCATCGCGCGAATCCAATGCTACGGCGCAGCAGGGGCGCGAGCAGGTGCGCCAGACCGTGAGCTCGATCAGTCAGCTGGCCGATGATGTAAATGGCACCGCGGGTGAGGTCGAGAAGTTGGCCGAGCGGGTCCGTGAGATCAGCAAGGTGCTTGACGTGATCCGCTCCATCGCCGAGCAGACCAACCTGTTGGCGCTCAACGCTGCCATCGAGGCGGCGCGGGCCGGTGATGCGGGACGAGGCTTCGCAGTAGTGGCTGACGAGGTGCGTGCGCTGGCGCATCGCACTCAGCAATCCACGCAGGAGATCGAGCAGATGATCGGTGCCATTCAAAGCGGCACCGATCAGGCGGTCGGTTCGATGCAGAGCAGCAACAATCGCGCCCGCTCCACCCTTGAGGTGGCCCAGGCTGCGGGCGCGGCGCTGGAGTTGATCACTCAGGCGATCTCCTCGATCAACGAGCGCAATCTGGTGATTGCCAGCGCGTCGGAGGAGCAGGCTCAGGTGGCGAGGGAGGTGGATCGCAATCTGGTTAATATTCGCGATCTGTCGCTGCAGAGTTCGGCGGGTGCCAACCAGACCAGTGCGGCTAGCCAGGAGCTGTCGCGTCTGGCGATCGACCTGAACAACCTGGTAGCGCGTTTCAAGGTCTGA